The genomic interval GGCCGAGCGCGCGGCCGATGGCGTCCATGGGCGCGCTCTGTCCCGCGCCGTCCCAGGTGGCGAACTCGACGCCGACGAAGAGGACGGGGTCGCCGCCCTCGATGCTGGCCAGCGCCCGGCGTGCGGTGCTCACCACTCCGGTGGCCTCGAACTCCTCGGACACCGCGGTGAGGAAGTCGACCGGGTCGTGCTGCCAGTCCGGCTCGAACAGCCGGACCCGGCCGCCGGTGGCGGGCCCGTCCAGGGCGGTGCGGCCGGCCCGGCAGAGCTCGGCGACGGCGGGCGGCGGAAGCGGTATGCCGACCGCGCCGCCCGGATTCACGGCGATGCCGACCTGGGGGGGCAGGCCCCGGGCGAAGTCGCGGGCGGGCGCGACGGTGAAGGACATGTGGCCGCCGACGCAGCTGAGGAACTGGGC from Streptomyces sp. CA-278952 carries:
- a CDS encoding enhanced serine sensitivity protein SseB; the encoded protein is MDIPAPAPAHPQQGWPANELEEVLTASLGVPDAGGRLVEVLGRSSVWVPLPNGGTPASADLDLPMMEIDGAAFVPVFSSEAQFLSCVGGHMSFTVAPARDFARGLPPQVGIAVNPGGAVGIPLPPPAVAELCRAGRTALDGPATGGRVRLFEPDWQHDPVDFLTAVSEEFEATGVVSTARRALASIEGGDPVLFVGVEFATWDGAGQSAPMDAIGRALGRVQVPWPVNLVLLDVAEDLVGDWMREKVRPFYRREGH